In the Wyeomyia smithii strain HCP4-BCI-WySm-NY-G18 chromosome 2, ASM2978416v1, whole genome shotgun sequence genome, one interval contains:
- the LOC129723336 gene encoding mitochondrial ribonuclease P protein 1 homolog → MLRPLQLVRSLLLHPPFLQKAACVPSNTNQIIASISSINRYYTNVPNCQRAPIDSPPVIDVVKRRKVLELEMDVMRQEGRKVPTPCQIKEAHWEHLLQLNSRNQRRQYYLFLWNIEMAKENQQLRKERKKQAVAKRKEELDLANANNNHIIYGLFHNTMFLRIYDSTMDHFHNNKLIQAMQFGQNLIFDCSYDEYMNDKEMRNTAKQLMLCFAINRMHNEPFNIHHCNADFSRTTMKALEKHLVQIREPSFPFNVSERCYTELFPKERLVYLTPHCRTDLKEFSPDDVYIVGAMVDKSSQEPVSLGKAKKLGLRMARLPLDDHFQFKGGKSLTIDQMLQILLELKTSNNFEKAFDYVPKRKIVPLDEERKQMQQKVKERNQLDKFKFSMGKFSGQKFRKR, encoded by the exons ATGTTACGACCGTTGCAACTCGTTCGTAGTTTATTACTACATCCACCGTTTCTACAGAAAGCAGCTTGCGTTCCGTCGAACACTAACCAGATTATAGCATCAATTTCTTCAATAAACCGGTATTACACCAATGTCCCGAATTGTCAGCGAGCTCCCATTGATTCACCTCCGGTAATTGATGTCGTCAAAAGGCGAAAGGTTCTTGAACTAGAAATGGACGTCATGCGACAGGAAGGAAGAAAAGTACCGACACCATGTCAGATAAAAGAAGCTCACTGGGAACATTTATTGCAGCTAAATTCTCGCAATCAGCGTCGGCAGTATTATCTTTTTCTGTGGAACATTGAAATGGCCAAAGAAAATCAACAGCTAAGAAAAGAACGCAAGAAACAGGCGGTAGCCAAGCGGAAAGAGGAATTAGATTTGGCTAATGCAAACAATAATCACATTATTTACGGGTTGTTCCATAATACAATGTTTCTAAGGATTTATGACTCTACCATGGATCATTTCCACAATAACAA GTTGATTCAAGCAATGCAATTCGGCCAAAACCTAATTTTTGATTGTTCCTACGATGAATACATGAACGACAAAGAAATGCGAAATACAGCAAAGCAATTAATGCTCTGCTTTGCGATTAATAGAATGCACAACGAGCCGTTTAACATTCATCACTGTAATGCCGATTTTAGTCGTACCACAATGAAAGCGTTGGAAAAACATTTGGTTCAAATTCGCGAGCCTTCGTTTCCGTTCAATGTTAGTGAGCGATGCTATACAGAACTGTTTCCCAAGGAGCGTTTAGTTTATTTAACACCACACTGCAGAACCGATCTGAAAGAGTTCAGTCCAGACGATGTGTACATCGTAGGGGCTATGGTTGACAAGTCCTCTCAAGAGCCAGTTTCCTTGGGCAAGGCGAAGAAGTTAGGGTTACGAATGGCTCGTTTACCATTGGAtgaccattttcaatttaaagGAGGTAAATCACTTACGATTGATCAAATGTTGCAAATTTTACTGGAACTTAAaacttcaaataattttgaaaaagcatttgattatGTTCCCAAGCGAAAGATTGTACCGCTGGATGAGGAACGAAAACAGATGCAGCAGAAGGTGAAAGAGCGAAACCAACTTGATAAATTTAAGTTTAGTATGGGGAAATTCTCTGgacaaaaatttagaaaaagatAA
- the LOC129723335 gene encoding ATP-dependent RNA helicase DHX8: MDELEQLEHLSLVSKICTELENHLGLNDKDLAEFIIDLADKNPSLDSFKKVLAENGAEFSESFTSNLLRIIQLMKPPKEKGTSVYSAFEEDDRVGNLAVKFPGLAIPNAKKGYESDEEKHKEDCKVRTKDPSHDVVNDIFSELENMAPSACKKEDTKKSREQQEVENMFAELESLAPTTSKQEDKNEGKRYRRSRSKERKRSRSRGRRSKSRDRRRSRSRDKDRRRRSRSRHRSRSRDRDQRRRSRSRDRDRRSRRSRSRSRGRHQRQRSRSREFERHKRPSPPKFPEEPEPGLIYEGRVVNIVAFGCFVQLTGFRKKKEGLVHISQLSSEGRVSTVTDVTNRGDNVKVKVISIAGSKISLSMKDVEQATGRDLNPLSHAHLQESSDLASRNPDRPMNVPSMLNYQEHGDPMEETTSRKKVTRISSPELWEIKQMISSGVIDRKEMPDFDEETGLLPKDEDSEADIEIEIVEDEPPFLQGHGRALHDLSPVRIVKNPDGSLAQAAMMQSALAKERREQKMLQREQEMDTAPTNLSKNWIDPMPEEDPRTVAANTRGIGMGMQDVPEWKKAIIGGKKSSYGKKTDMSLVEQRQSLPIYKLRDDLIKAVTDNQILIVIGETGSGKTTQITQYLAECGFIARGKIGCTQPRRVAAMSVAKRVAEEYGCRLGQEVGYTIRFEDCTSQETVIKYMTDGMLLRECLVDFDLKSYSVIMLDEAHERTIHTDVLFGLLKQAVQKRPELKLIVTSATLDAVKFSQYFFEAPIFTIPGRTFPVEILYTKEPETDYLDASLITVMQIHLREPPGDVLLFLTGQEEIDTACEILYERMKSLGPDVPELIILPVYSALPSEMQTRIFDPAPPGSRKVVIATNIAETSLTIDGIYYVVDPGFVKQKVYNSKTGMDSLVVTPISQAAAKQRAGRAGRTGPGKAYRLYTERAYRDEMLPTPVPEIQRTNLATTVLQLKTMGINDLLHFDFMDAPPVESLVMALEQLHSLSALDNEGLLTRLGRRMAEFPLEPNLSKMLIMSVALQCSDEILTIVSMLSVQNVFYRPKDKQALADQKKAKFNQIEGDHLTLLAVYNSWKNNKFSNAWCYENFVQIRTLKRAQDVRKQLLGIMDRHKLDVVSAGKNTVRVQKTICSGFFRNAAKKDPQEGYRTLVDSQVVYIHPSSALFNRQPEWVVYHELVQTTKEYMREVTTIDPKWLVEFAPAFFRFSDPTKLSKFKKNQRLEPLYNKYEEPNAWRISRTRRRRN; the protein is encoded by the exons ATGGACGAACTAGAGCAGCTAGAACACCTCTCTTTGGTGTCTAAAATATGTACTGAGCTTGAGAACCATCTCGGTCTTAATGATAAAGATCTTG ctGAATTTATTATAGATCTAGCGGATAAGAATCCTTCACTGGACAGTTTCAAGAAAGTGTTGGCTGAAAATGGGGCGGAATTTTCTGAATCATTTACGTCAAACCTGCTGCGTATCATTCAATTGATGAAACCTCCTAAAGAAAAAGGAACGTCAGTCTATTCAGCTTTCGAAGAGGATGATCGGGTAGGAAATTTAGCGGTAAAGTTTCCTGGTTTGGCAATTCCAAACGCCAAAAAAGGATATGAATCAGACGAAGAGAAACACAAAGAAGATTGTAAAGTTCGCACGAAAGATCCTTCGCACGATGTGGTAAATGACATATTCTCTGAACTAGAAAATATGGCACCTTCGGCTTGCAAAAAAGAGGATACCAAAAAATCTCGTGAGCAACAAGAAGTGGAAAACATGTTTGCCGAGTTAGAAAGTCTAGCTCCGACTACCTCAAAGCAAGAGGacaaaaatgaaggaaagagATATAGACGTAGTCGATccaaagagagaaaaagaagtCGATCAAGAGGTCGGAGAAGCAAGTCAAGAGACAGGCGTAGGAGTAGATCTAGAGACAAAGACCGCAGGAGAAGATCTCGATCGCGACACAGATCCCGCTCAAGAGATAGAGATCAGAGACGACGTAGCAGAAGCAGAGATCGCGATCGGCGTTCGAGAAGAAGTCGAAGTAGATCCCGTGGTCGACACCAACGCCAACGAAGTAGATCGAGAGAATTTGAACGACACAAGCGTCCTTCTCCTCCCAAGTTTCCGGAAGAGCCCGAACCGGGTTTAATTTATGAAGGGCGAGTTGTTAACATAGTTGCTTTCGGTTGCTTTGTACAATTAACTGGtttccgaaagaagaaagaagggCTGGTTCATATTTCGCAACTATCTTCAGAAGGACGTGTTAGCACAGTAACGGATGTTACTAACCGCGGTGATAACGTTAAGGTAAAAGTCATTTCGATAGCTGGTAGCAAAATATCGCTCAGTATGAAAGACGTTGAACAGGCAACAGGAAGAGATTTGAATCCGCTATCGCATGCACACCTTCAAGAGAGCAGTGATCTAGCAAGCAGAAATCCTGACCGTCCTATGAATGTACCATCGATGCTAAATTATCAGGAACATGGAGATCCGATGGAGGAAACAACTTCGCGTAAAAAAGTAACTCGCATATCCAGTCCTGAACTATGGGAAATTAAACAGATGATTTCGTCGGGAGTAATCGATCGCAAAGAAATGCCTGATTTCGACGAAGAAACTGGTCTTCTACCGAAGGACGAAGATAGTGAAGCTGATATCGAAATAGAAATAGTCGAGGATGAACCTCCGTTTCTGCAAGGGCACGGGAGAGCACTACATGATTTATCACCAGTTAGAATTGTTAAGAATCCTGATGGTTCTCTAGCACAAGCAGCCATGATGCAGTCGGCCCTGGCTAAGGAGCGCCGCGAACAGAAAATGCTCCAACGTGAACAAGAGATGGATACAGCTCCTACTAATTTGAGCAAAAATTGGATTGATCCGATGCCAGAAGAGGATCCAAGAACTGTGGCGGCAAATACGCGAGGTATTGGAATGGGCATGCAGGATGTTCCAGAATGGAAGAAGGCCATTATTGGTGGGAAAAAGTCTTCTTATGGCAAGAAAACCGATATGAGCCTAGTAGAGCAAAGGCAATCTCTTCCCATCTACAAATTACGTGATGATTTGATTAAGGCTGTTACAGATAATCAAATTCTTATAGTGATTGGTGAAACCGGTTCGGGAAAGACAACCCAAATTACTCAATACTTGGCAGAGTGTGGGTTTATAGCAAGAGGTAAAATTGGTTGCACTCAACCACGTCGTGTAGCAGCCATGTCGGTTGCCAAGCGAGTTGCCGAAGAATACGGTTGTCGTTTGGGTCAAGAGGTCGGATACACAATTCGTTTTGAAGACTGCACTAGTCAGGAAACAGTCATAAAATACATGACAGATGGTATGTTGCTGCGTGAATGTCTTGTAGATTTCGATTTGAAGTCTTACTCGGTTATTATGTTGGATGAAGCTCATGAGCGAACAATCCACACGGATGTATTGTTTGGTTTGCTGAAGCAGGCTGTACAGAAACGACCCGAATTGAAACTGATTGTGACATCAGCTACACTggatgcggtaaaattttcgcaGTATTTCTTTGAAGCACCCATATTTACCATCCCTGGACGAACATTTCCAGTGGAGATTTTGTACACTAAGGAACCGGAGACCGATTATCTGGATGCATCATTAATAACG GTAATGCAAATTCATCTGCGCGAGCCACCTGGCGACGTTCTGTTGTTCCTTACCGGACAAGAAGAAATTGACACGGCCTGTGAAATACTATACGAGCGAATGAAATCCCTCGGACCCGATGTTCCGGAACTGATCATTCTTCCAGTGTACTCTGCCCTGCCATCGGAAATGCAAACCCGTATCTTCGATCCTGCTCCTCCGGGAAGTCGTAAAGTGGTAATTGCAACCAACATAGCCGAGACTTCACTCACGATCGACGGTATTTACTATGTGGTTGATCCTGGGTTTGTCAAGCAAAAGGTATACAATTCGAAAACCGGTATGGATTCCTTGGTTGTAACACCAATTTCGCAAGCAGCTGCGAAGCAAAGAGCTGGACGGGCCGGCCGAACCGGTCCCGGTAAGGCGTACCGCCTGTATACGGAGCGAGCCTACCGAGACGAGATGTTACCGACACCGGTTCCAGAAATTCAGCGCACCAATTTAGCCACAACGGTGTTACAACTCAAAACCATGGGAATTAATGATTTGCTTCATTTCGATTTCATGGATGCTCCACCAGTTGAATCACTAGTGATGGCTTTAGAACAATTGCATTCCTTATCGGCATTAGATAACGAAGGGCTGCTAACACGATTAGGTCGTCGAATGGCAGAGTTTCCTTTGGAACCAAACTTGTCTAAAATGCTGATTATGTCGGTTGCACTCCAATGCTCCGATGAAATATTAACGATAGTATCTATGCTCTCCGTTCAGAATGTGTTCTACCGTCCAAAAGATAAGCAAGCCCTAGCTGATCAGAAGAAGGCAAAATTTAATCAAATCGAGGGAGATCATCTTACGTTACTAGCCGTTTATAATAGttggaaaaataataaattttccaaTGCATGGTGCTATGAAAATTTCGTTCAAATAAGAACGCTGAAAAGAGCTCAAGATGTGCGAAAGCAATTGCTTGGCATCATGGATAGGCACAAGCTAGATGTAGTGTCGGCAGGCAAGAACACAGTACGTGTTCAGAAGACTATTTGTTCAGGCTTCTTTCGAAATGCTGCCAAGAAAGATCCACAGGAAGGCTACAGAACCCTTGTTGACTCGCAGGTTGTATACATTCATCCTTCGAGTGCATTGTTTAATCGGCAACCGGAATG gGTTGTTTATCATGAATTAGTTCAAACTACCAAGGAGTACATGCGGGAGGTGACTACGATCGATCCGAAATGGCTAGTAGAATTTGCACCAGCCTTTTTCCGATTTTCTGACCCAACGAAGTTGAGCAAATTCAAGAAGAACCAACGACTAGAACCACTGTATAACAAGTACGAGGAACCAAATGCGTGGCGTATCAGTCGAACCCGAAGGAGGCGAAATTAA
- the LOC129722252 gene encoding pre-mRNA-processing factor 19 yields the protein MSLVCSISNEVPEHPVVSPRSGAIFEKRLIEKYIVENECDPINGEPLKAEDLIEIKTPPIVRPKPPSATSIPATLKMMQDEWDALMLHAYTQRQQLQTARQELSHALYQHDAACRVIARLNKEVAAAREALATLKPQTGITSIQSSIISQPSVASEAGGVATQPIEQAGMSAEVIQKLQDKATVLTQERKKKGRTVPEELVSAEKIRGFLTLASHPGLHSASVPGILALDINHSDQSKILTGGNDKNATVFNKDTEQIVAILKGHTKKVTKVIFHPEDDTVITASPDACIRIWNVPTSQTQLLLRCHDGPVTGLSLHPTGDYVLSTSSDKHWAFSDIRTGRLLTKIPDTADIGLTTAQFHPDGLIFGTGTEDSQVKIWDLKEQSNVANFPGHTGPITAISFSENGYYLATAADDACIKLWDLRKLKNFKTITLDEGYEVKDLCFDQSGTYLAIAGTDIRLYLCKQWQELKVFNDHTALATGIRFGKHAQYVASTSMDRTLKLYGIE from the exons ATGTCTCTCGTTTGCAGTA TATCCAACGAAGTTCCGGAACATCCCGTTGTGTCTCCTAGATCTGGAGCAATATTTGAAAAACGCCTAATCGAAAAATACATTGTAGAAAACGAATGTGATCCTATAAATGGCGAGCCTTTGAAAGCAGAAGacttaattgaaataaaaa CTCCCCCAATCGTTCGGCCGAAACCTCCAAGTGCTACGAGCATTCCGGCAACTCTCAAAATGATGCAGGATGAATGGGACGCTCTAATGTTACACGCTTACACTCAAAGGCAACAATTACAAACAGCTCGCCAGGAATTATCCCATGCTTTGTATCAGCATGATGCTGCTTGTCGTGTGATTGCACGTTTGAACAAAGAAGTGGCTGCTGCTCGAGAAGCTTTGGCCACTCTCAAACCACAGACTGGTATTACATCTATTCAGTCGAGCATTATTTCACAACCATCAGTTGCATCGGAAGCTGGTGGAGTTGCGACACAGCCAATCGAACAGGCTGGCATGAGTGCCGAAGTTATACAAAAACTACAGGACAAAGCGACCGTGCTTACACAAGAGCGAAAGAAAAAAGGTCGTACTGTTCCAGAAGAATTGGTCAGCGCAGAAAAGATTCGTGGCTTTCTAACCCTGGCATCTCATCCAGGTCTTCATTCAGCTAGCGTACCAGGTATTCTGGCACTTGACATCAATCACTCCGATCAGAGCAAAATTCTAACAGGAGGAAATGACAAAAACGCTACCGTATTCAACAAGGACACTGAACAAATTGTGGCAATTCTCAAAGGACACACCAAAAAGGTGACCAAAGTCATCTTTCATCCGGAGGACGACACAGTCATTACTGCCTCCCCAGATGCTTGTATCCGTATTTGGAACGTGCCAACATCTCAAACTCAGTTGCTGCTCCGATGTCATGATGGACCAGTCACTGGATTATCTCTCCACCCGACTGGTGATTATGTTTTGTCAACGTCATCCGATAAACACTGGGCTTTCTCTGACATTCGTACTGGACGTTTATTGACCAAGATACCAGATACCGCGGACATCGGTCTTACAACTGCACAATTCCATCCGGATGGACTTATCTTCGGTACCGGAACCGAGGATTCACAAGTAAAAATTTGGGATCTCAAAGAGCAAAGTAACGTTGCTAATTTTCCTGGACATACGGGTCCAATCACTGCCATCTCATTTTCCGAGAATGGTTATTATCTAGCGACGGCTGCCGATGATGCTTGCATTAAGCTGTGGGAtttgagaaaattaaaaaatttcaaaacaattacACTGGATGAGGGATACGAGGTTAAAGATTTGTGTTTTGATCAAAGTGGAACCTATTTGGCTATTGCTGGGACGGATATCAG ATTATATTTGTGTAAGCAGTGGCAGGAATTGAAAGTGTTCAACGATCACACTGCGCTAGCCACGGGAATTCGATTTGGAAAACATGCGCAATATGTTGCTTCTACAAGCATGGATCGTACCTTAAAGTTGTACGGTATCGAATAA
- the LOC129721599 gene encoding phosphoacetylglucosamine mutase, giving the protein MTGATFNLRQVYAFAREYHRKSDNQKNIQYGTAGFRTHADHLDYVMYRMGLLAVIRSRAKAGQVIGVMITASHNPEQDNGVKLIDPMGEMLEQRWEAIATALVNVSDADLENQVAKICLDEGVDNNDPAKVYVGMDTRYHSPQLAKAVLNGIAAMKGNVRDFGIVTTPMLHYFVTCSNTNMAYGLPTEEGYMMKLLKAFKNIRGTAFEKDNYTNKVCYDGANGVGSLKMLGFIKKFNGYLDVKVFNSNGKINFNCGADFVKTNQRAPEGLPDTLEPNARCVSVDGDADRIVYYFTNETGVFHLLDGDRIATLIAGYLKTLVERCGIQLEMGLVQTAYANGASTDYIVNQLKVPVACVPTGVKHLHHKALDYDIGVYFEANGHGTIIYSSSAKSKITAASRDESLTTDQREAASLLLQTIDLTNETVGDAISDMLLVETVLHYKGWNLQDWLKTYTDLPNVLTKIKVNDRNVITTADAERVCVTPEGLQRAIDEIVSRYEHGRSFVRPSGTEDVVRVYAEASTKEDTLKLAAEVSNLVYDKAGGTGPRPEQPKI; this is encoded by the exons ATGACTGGTGCAACGTTCAATTTACGGCAAGTGTACGCTTTCGCTCGGGAGTATCACCGAAAAAGCGATAACCAAAAGAATATTCAGTATGGCACAGCAGGATTTCGAACGCA TGCTGACCACTTGGATTATGTTATGTATCGAATGGGCTTGTTGGCGGTCATTCGATCGCGTGCTAAAGCAGGTCAGGTAATTGGTGTTATGATAACCGCGTCTCATAATCCCGAACAAGACAACGGTGTGAAATTGATAGATCCAATGGGAGAAATGTTGGAGCAACGATGGGAAGCTATAGCCACCGCACTGGTCAACGTCAGCGATGCGGATTTGGAAAACCAGGTCGCGAAAATTTGTTTGGACGAAGGTGTTGATAATAATGATCCTGCCAAGGTGTACGTCGGAATGGATACTCGTTATCATAGCCCACAGCTAGCAAAAGCGGTGTTAAATGGTATTGCTGCTATGAAAGGTAATGTGAGGGATTTCGGTATCGTAACGACGCCTATGTTACACTACTTCGTCACGTGCTCCAATACGAATATGGCATACGGGTTACCTACGGAAGAAGGCTACATGATGAAGCTTTTGAAGGCTTTCAAAAATATTAGAGGAACCGCGTTTGAAAAAGACAATTATACTAATAAAGTTTGTTATGATGGAGCAAATGGAGTCGGGTCATTAAAGATGCTTGGTTTCATCAAGAAATTCAACGGATATTTGGATGTAaaagttttcaatagtaacggaaaaattaatttcaattgtGGAGCGGACTTTGTGAAGACTAATCAGAGAGCACCAGAAGGTTTGCCTGATACACTAGAACCAAACGCACGTTGTGTTTCCGTTGACGGAGATGCAGACCGCATTGTGTATTACTTTACGAACGAAACCGGTGTGTTCCATCTGCTTGATGGTGATCGAATCGCTACGTTGATTGCTGG ATATCTGAAAACCTTGGTAGAAAGATGCGGAATACAACTGGAAATGGGATTGGTTCAAACTGCATATGCAAATGGAGCATCTACGGATTACATTGTCAATCAGCTG AAAGTGCCAGTCGCTTGCGTTCCCACTGGAGTGAAACATTTGCACCATAAAGCGTTAGACTACGATATTGGCGTTTATTTCGAAGCTAACGGACACGGTACTATTATTTATAGTTCTAGTGCTAAGAGCAAAATCACTGCCGCTAGTCGAGATGAATCATTAACCACCGATCAACGTGAAGCGGCTAGTTTGCTTCTCCAAACCATTGATCTTACCAATGAAACAGTTGGTGACGCCATTTCCGATATGCTGCTTGTAGAAACGGTGCTTCACTATAAAGGATGGAATTTGCAGGATTGGTTGAAAACCTATACGGATTTACCCAATGTGTTGACGAAAATCAAAGTAAACGATCGCAATGTAATTACTACTGCTGATGCGGAAAGGGTGTGTGTTACTCCCGAAGGATTACAGCGAGCCATCGATGAAATTGTGAGTAGATATGAACACGGCAGATCATTTGTGCGTCCTTCCGGTACAGAGGATGTTGTTCGAGTGTACGCCGAGGCAAGTACTAAGGAAGATACTTTGAAGTTGGCCGCCGAGGTTTCAAATTTAGTGTACGACAAGGCTGGCGGCACTGGACCGCGTCCAGAACAGCCGAAGATTTGA